In the Quercus lobata isolate SW786 chromosome 5, ValleyOak3.0 Primary Assembly, whole genome shotgun sequence genome, one interval contains:
- the LOC115991139 gene encoding uncharacterized protein LOC115991139 — protein MPKKAKYTRNIPRYEIARLDRVRQNQEIIDALGLKHISTSLKDSAQSNCAKGKRSRASIVVDDDYVPPIGDSDNDNDNGNESSNSVIHKMAPGRLTRSRGEASIPVVRSTVQSTETPLEANPPAQSSSSAEAQTTGTLTSMTGSASRTTRGATRGIAVRALVEKSGKLPVRIAAEYDAPVGKNACKLVNHVGVQVRSILSSYNVKNWKNVDAATRDVVLQNIADQFELEGDSNLVTKTLNTKCGRLLSSNSHKLHQAYKKLKQSHGADYARSHPQMNATEKQWTELIDERWTNEDWLENILKVQADHCQDPDAIPLTQEEISNLVFKNKSGIVKGLGMRPSSSLVTTASFNSSVEYIQRLENEIIELKEARVRDQEERAKDQDARTKQDEISYWWLLGDLLLALLEDI, from the exons atgcccaaaaaggCCAAATACACTCGTAATATACCGAGGTATGAGATAGCAAGATTGGATAGAGTGAGGCAAAACCAAGAGATAATTGATGCTTTGGGATTGAAGCACATCTCAACTTCTCTAAAAGATTCTGCTCAGTCCAATTGtgcaaaagggaaaagaagtaGAGCTAGTATTGTGGTAGATGATGATTATGTACCACCTATTGGTGACAGTGACAATGACAATGACAATGGCAATGAGTCATCTAATTCTGTAATCCATAAG ATGGCACCAGGACGACTTACACGCTCGCGAGGTGAGGCATCTATCCCGGTGGTTCGATCTACGGTCCAATCTACGGAAACACCTCTTGAAGCAAATCCTCCCGCCCAAAGTTCTTCTAGTGCGGAGGCGCAAACTACCGGCACATTAACTAGCATGACTG GATCTGCTAGCAGAACTACCCGTGGAGCAACACGTGGTATAGCAGTACGGGCACttgttgaaaaaagtggtaAGCTGCCAGTACGTATAGCTGCAGAGTATGATGCTCCTGTTGGGAAGAATGCGTGCAAGCTTGTCAATCACGTTGGCGTACAAGTGCGAAGTATTTTGTCCAGTTACAAtgtgaaaaattggaaaaatgttgatgCTGCTACTAGAGATGTAGTGCTTCAAAATATCGCg GATCAGTTTGAGCTAGAAGGAGATTCCAATTTGGTAACGAAAACATTAAATACAAAATGTGGAAGATTATTGAGTTCCAACTCCCACAAGTTGCATCAGGCTTATAAAAAGCTCAAACAATCTCATGGTGCTGACTATGCAAGAAGCCACCCGCAAATGAATGCCACGGAGAAGCAATGGACTGAACTCATTGATGAGAGATGGACCAATGAGGATTGGCTG gaaaatattctcaaagtgCAAGCGGATCATTGTCAAGATCCTGATGCTATTCCCCTTACACAAGAGGAGATTTCAAACTTGGTGTTTAAGAACAAGTCTGGTATTGTAAAAGGACTTGGCATGAGACCTTCCTCTTCTCTAGTAACCACCGCCTCCTTTAATTCATCGGTGGAGTATATCCAACGGttagaaaatgagataattgagCTCAAAGAGGCAAGAGTTAGAGATCAAGAGGAGCGAGCTAAGGACCAAGATGCACGAACTAAACAAGATGAG atttcttattggtggcttttaggggatttacttttggcattacttgaagacatatga
- the LOC115991140 gene encoding uncharacterized protein LOC115991140, giving the protein MREQGSFFQDLCSRTLKRSELEKLEERIVLILCKLERFFPPAFFDVMVHLTVHLPREAILGGPVQYRWMYPIERYLGKLKRYVSNRARPEGSIAEAYILKECINNWSLYIDGIETVHNRRERNEDLGESSEGLIVFSQTARPTGGRRNYGNLSRALLDTAHCEHKSTLHNPTGEIITQIQRQEFPNWFRERMNRLKVNESPEATKQLWSLANGPKPHVKEYTVCMVNGAKFHTRDLDNRRVTQNSGVCTEGDIEGEMHDFYGHVCKIWELEYMFRHKVVLFQCDWYNTGTNG; this is encoded by the exons ATGAGGGAGCAAG GCAGTTTCTTCCAAGACTTATGCTCAAGGACCCTAAAGCGGAGTGAATTGGAGAAACTAGAAGAACGTATAGTTCTTATACTATGCAAGCTTGAGAGGTTCTTTCCTCCAGCATTCTTTGATGTTATGGTCCACCTTACTGTTCACTTGCCTCGAGAAGCAATTCTAGGAGGCCCGGTACAATATCGGTGGATGTACCCTATTGAAAG GTAtcttggaaaattgaaaaggtaCGTTTCAAACCGAGCTCGACCAGAAGGTTCGATTGCAGAGGCTTACATTCTCAAAGAATGTATTAACAACTGGTCTTTGTATATTGATGGGATTGAAACTGTGCATAATcgaagagaaagaaatgaagatTTAGGTGAATCTAGCGAAGGATTGATAGTTTTTTCACAGACTGCCCGACCTACAGGTGGTAGGCGGAATTATGGCAACTTGTCTCGTGCATTGCTTGATACTGCTCATTG TGAACACAAAAGCACATTGCATAATCCTACTGGAGAAATCATAACTCAAATCCAACGACAAGAGTTTCCCAACTGGTTCAGAGAACGT ATGAATAGATTGAAAGTTAACGAGTCACCAGAAGCTACTAAACAGTTATGGTCATTAGCAAATGGTCCTAAGCCGCATGTGAAGGAGTACACAGTTTGTATGGTCAATGGTGCAAAGTTCCATACAAGAGACCTAGACAATCGTCGTGTAACCCAAAACAGTGGTGTATGTACTGAAGGGGATATTGAGGGAGAAATGCACGACTTCTATGGTCATGTGTGCAAAATTTGGGAATTGGAGTATATGTTTCGCCATAAAGTTGTTTTGTTCCAGTGTGATTGGTACAATACTGGTACCAATGGTTGA